The window AAAACATGACATGGGAAGTGAAGAAACTGGGGTCTTTGATTCTGATGTTGGTCCATTTGGAGCCCTTACACAGGCTGAGTTGAGGTCCCAAAAACTTGATAGCCACAACACAGTCTTCTTCctcaggagaagaagaggacatGGCCACGTTGGTGACAATCTGGGTCTGACAATGAGGTAGAGTCACAAGAGGAGGCAGTGAAATGCGTTTAGGGTTTGATTCTGATGCACTTGGGTTGAGATCGTCTCGGAGACACACCACACGCTTCTTAAGGGTAGCGACCCATCCTTGGGATGCTCCGACTGTTGATTTTGCCTTTAGCAACTCACTAGGGATATTCTGTTTAGGAACAAAAAATTCATGGCTGGAAAGATCGAGATAGTCTATATCATCATTTCCAAAAGGATCTTTGCCGAAGACCAAACAGGGTGCAATACGGTCTAGGGAAGATGAAAACAAACGAAAGCTAATCTGCCAAACACCAAGAGAGAAAGATCGATCTCACAaccaaaagtaaataaaatatataccaaAACATTAGAGAGATCAACAAAAAGGAACAAAGAAGTGGTCTCTCTCTTCTTATACTTACCTGAGAATCTTTCTGAGGAGAGAGCTTGGAGAGTCTGGAGAGAAACTGAGACATTTTGTTTATCCGCTGGTGATCCTGATTCAATTCAGTGAACTGAGATTTTGTTGTCAACAAAGCGTGCTCACCAAGGacggttttaaaatattttgatagatTTGGTGGATTATTTCAAAGATAATTATTgaaagattttaaagatttttattggTGGTTCGGTAAGATTTCAATATCAAAAAGTTTCAGATGGTTTTGTGTGACAATAAAAACTTCCTCAATAGATATGATTTGATCAATCAAAGTGCCAAGACTGAATTTGGAGTAACCAAATACATTGGGAAAGTGGTGGCGCATATAACAGAAACCAGCAATACGGATGGCAACAGTAAAAAGATCTAAAGATTTGTTGCCCTGTCTGGCTGATGTCTTACAATACTAGTAAgaataaatataagaaatagAATCTCTctttcaaactttttaattgtcttttttttcattatgtAGTAATGTCAAGATGGAGATTGACAGTGTATGTTGTAAAAGAAATAAGCAATGAGAACAGAGCAAAACATTGTCAGTCTTCTTCTTATGCATTCACACATTATTACACAAACTctatattgaaaacaaaacctttCCAAAGAAAACTAGAGTCTCCACATAAAAAAATCTCTTTCCTCATCACCAGGATTTATTTGTTCCATCAAATtatgaatcttttgtttttaaaaatcttcctATACTGTTACTGTCAaacttgtatattttaaaaattgatttaacaCGAACAACCACCTCGTTGTTGCTCCCCTTGAGACGAATTGGTCGAAGTCTTTAGGTTCACATCAACCATATCTTCTTGTTTCGTTGAAGAAAGTGTTTCCATTCCTGGTAATGCAGCTGCAATCTTGCGGAACAGTGGCTGCAAGTTACCAAAACAAcaccagaacaaaaaaaaaagaagataatgcGTTATTCCAAGAAATCTCAAGATCTTAAACGAGATCATGAGGGATAGAATTGCATCTCTCACCTTGATGTTAAATCCTGCTTTTGCACTGGTCTCTATGAATATAACTCCATAATCACGAGCTTTGTTATCCCCTTCCTCTATTGACACTTGCCTGTCAAAACAGAAATGTCAAGTTCACATGATCGAAAAAAAGATTCCATGTCTCATCAAAAAGTGTTTTCTTACCTTTTGTCAACGAGATCTGTTTTGTTACCAACCAAAACAATGATGACGTCGCTACCTCTCTCTGTACGAACATCCTCAATCCACTTCGAGGTGTTCAAGAATGACTGCCTATCTGTGTACATAAGAAAAAACCGTATATAACAAGATGAGACCTTTAACACAGCATCCTTGCAAAATCTAGGAGAAATATTGAAAACTCTTTGTCCATCTATATACATACAAAGACGTGACAGCTGAAAAACAATAATTGTCACAGAAGCCTTACTTGCAACATCATAGACAATAACAGCAACAGAAGAATCTCTGATATAACTTGGTATCAGACTTCGAAACCTCTCCTGTCCTGCAGTATCCCTGcaacattatatataaacttgaaGCCTTAATGACagcacaacaacaataacatggTTGATACACAATGCTTGATCATTCATTCAGCCATTATACCAAAACAACAATGATCCTTATCATTGAGTTTATCATCTAAATACAAAATGATTAAGGTCAAAATTATAGATCAAAAGATAGGAGGGTATGAACATGAACATTACCATAGTTGCAAACGAACAGTCCTATCCTCAAGGTACATTGTTTTGGACAAGAAATCAATTCCTATGGTTGCCTACAAAAATTTCCCAcaacaaaatgagaaaaaaaaaaacaagatctaAATAACAATGCCTGGGAAATTATAACCAAATCTGCTATaagtttcttgaaatttttgaatCTGATCTATAGGATCGTGGATCTCACGGATAGATCAAAGGGGAATTAAAGGGGGATGGGGATGATCAAACCTGATAAGTGGTATCGAATTTGTCGTACATGAAACGAGTGATGATGCTGGTCTTGCCTACGGATTGATCTCCAAGGAAGACGAGCTTGTACTTGGCTAAAGGTGACACactcgccattttttttttttttttttttNNNNNNNNNNNNNNNNNNNNNNNNNNNNNNNNNNNNNNNNNNNNNNNNNNNNNNNNNNNNNNNNNNNNNNNNNNNttttttttttttttttttgcgccgattggagatgatgatgatgatctttcaCCGTAAAGTTTTGAGCTTTAGATCTGACTTTTTTTGCGGTTTCTCAGGTAAAGGTTTGATTTTGACGCGTTTATATGCCTACACCAATGTAACCGCCACCCACGTAAATTTAccatacataaataaataaataaaactgttaaaaaattagttttacattaaatttaattGCATTGTTTTTACTCAAGAAAAATTAATTGCCTAATTTTAGCAAATTTATCAACATAATCGTTTGACATAATTTGTTGAGAAAGACACCTTTTTactctttaaaaataagaaaaggaaacgTTTAATTCACACAAAGCAAGTAATTAAAATCAACCATAACTTACGATAGTGATATATCTTTGAACGACGCCGTATAGTAACGAAATAAACCAATTTAAGACTACACCAACGTCCAAAGATGCACTCACCAACTACAGTACTACTAGTCATCACATATAAGATGGAGATTACGCAGACCAGTAGATTATGGCGAATGACATAGACATATCATATTCATGGACAGAACATTCTGTACCTAAAAAGCATTAAGCGGTCCAAATCTTACAGAACTGCTTCTCTCAACGAATTCCCATATAAGAGCCACACACTCTCTTTTCACATTTACTCTCATATTTTGTCCCCACTCTGTTGTTACATTTTTGTATATCAGGCAACATATTCATCTCTATCCGGACATAATGTAGTCACACTTCTAGCTGGTTTTAGATATTACtcgatttttctttgttttgcagATCATAGAGAATGAATCCAGCATCTGCAGGCCAGCTGAAGAGCTCTGGAGATGATACTGATGCTGATCCAATATGTAACAAAAGCATGATAGTTCCAAAAAGAGTTAACGTTGCATTAGCTAACAGCTTCGAGAGGAAAGACCGTTCCTGGTATGCAATCTTTTGATGGTTATATACTTATTATATAAGGTAGTGCAGAGCAAAGAATCAGTAGAGGTTTAGCTTAAGCTAGCTAAtgaactattttttcttttttgcaggTATGTTAAATCTCAAATCCCTACTGATCTGTCTATTCAAGTTGACGATATTACCTTCAAAGCACACAAGGTAATACTTTTATcagcaaaagaaaaatgttgTTTTAGCCTTAATAGTCTTCaagtgtgtgtatatatatatatatacatatgagtTTAGTGATTGGCAAAGCAGAATTTAGACAGAGTAACTTGAACTATCACACATGTTATTGTCAGTTTACCACCTTAATTGTATTTTGTGATGAACAGTTTCCTTTGATCTCCAAATGTGGTTACATAAGCTCTATTGAGCTACAACCTTCAGCTTCTGAGAATGGATATCATCTCAAGCTGGAAAACTTCCC is drawn from Camelina sativa cultivar DH55 chromosome 8, Cs, whole genome shotgun sequence and contains these coding sequences:
- the LOC104769228 gene encoding ras-related protein RABH1e isoform X2, which encodes MASVSPLAKYKLVFLGDQSVGKTSIITRFMYDKFDTTYQATIGIDFLSKTMYLEDRTVRLQLWDTAGQERFRSLIPSYIRDSSVAVIVYDVANRQSFLNTSKWIEDVRTERGSDVIIVLVGNKTDLVDKRQVSIEEGDNKARDYGVIFIETSAKAGFNIKPLFRKIAAALPGMETLSSTKQEDMVDVNLKTSTNSSQGEQQRGGCSC
- the LOC104769228 gene encoding ras-related protein RABH1e isoform X1, encoding MASVSPLAKYKLVFLGDQSVGKTSIITRFMYDKFDTTYQATIGIDFLSKTMYLEDRTVRLQLWDTAGQERFRSLIPSYIRDSSVAVIVYDVANRQSFLNTSKWIEDVRTERGSDVIIVLVGNKTDLVDKRQVSIEEGDNKARDYGVIFIETSAKAGFNIKPLFRKIAAALPGMETLSSTKQEDMVDVNLKTSTNSSQGEQQRGGCSC